The sequence CTTAGCGGTAAATTTTACCCTTCAAGAGATGTGAATCGCGATAGGCGGCAATTACCTGTGTGCAAGAACTCATAAGTAAATTTATGTTTACTCTAGCTTAGtgcagtaatttttcccatcaaaatttttgtgcaacacTTTACTGCTTTTTATGATTGTTTTCGTAattattttgatagttttggaccaaatggacagcaCTTTTCCATGAGATGCAAGGGCTTAAgtattgatcaaaattttggaaaaaatcaggAAAAATATATGTCTGGATTATATTCAATGTGGgtgacaaaaattaactttaGCGCTAGGGGTTAGCGTATCTCAGGGTTTACCATTCAACCGTCAGTAATTTATGTTATTCGGAAAACCGCGCGTCTTAAGTTGTTCGCTTTATACTGTTTGGTTTTATCGGACGCGATACTCGGGTAGCCCCATCTCGCTTCCATGGTCTATGTATAGCATCACTACCTGTATCGCGGTCAGCCTATACAGCACTATTACTGTTCCACTGCATATAGCGTTGGCTAAAGTTGAGTACGGTTTTTGCTTATCGAACTCTGAAAACGTTTTTGCGTTGAACGACAAGAGatacacgggggggggggggtattgcAAATGATTCTGTTGTTCAACATTCACAGAGTCAGTAGCATAGCTCAAAATATGGCCGCAAACAGCCCCGTCAAAACAAAGTGTCGTTAACAGACTTAAATAGGGACACCAAGGACTATTCTCtctttttttgtcaataaacaGTATGGttatgtttatatttccagcAAATCAATAATGTCTCCGAAGAAAACACCGTGGTTTTGCGAACGGGCCTTTAGAAAATGCCATTCAATACATAATGACGCCGGGGTGCCATAAAACTAATACAACCGCAGCAGGATGTCATAACTACTGATGTAGATTATATTGCTGTaaacagatttaacaaaattaGTCCATTAAGGTTAATTTCAAAGATTCTACTCTTTAAACAAggacattttattgtttctttcAGGAAAGTATGGTGAAATACCGAGTAGTAACGTTGCTTACACTATTTATTGTGTGCCGataatgcactgttattgttggtaAAATAACtgtagtctggactagaatttagttgtcaacaataacaaagcaaAGCAGGCGGTGTTGATAAGTCAGACACGTGCGCATCGTCGTAAACTAGCTGACCCCCTTACGGCAGTtgatgtcaaaaataacatttatttctCCATTTATGCACGACTAAGTTCCAATAGgggaatgaccttgatgacttCTTTTTCTCGTCATACCAAGAAATCGAATGTTTATTCCTGTGTCTGAAATtagattacaatttctttcTCCCAGCAGCCACTGAGATGAGAAATTTCCCACTCGCTATACTCTGGGTACTTATGGGTGCTGTGAAGGAAAATATTGGAGGTTGAAGCTGGTCTTCTGGTTGAAATGCACCTCACGTGCACGCAAAAGATAGATCACGAATTGATATCATTCAATGAACAGCATGCTCATCTCATTTAAGGGCTTGAAAGAGAGCTGTCAATTTTATGGTGAGCTTGGAATAGTCGACGGAagattttggttttatttttagGCTTTCCTGAATGGCATAGTTCGTGGGTAAATTAGCGACACTAGCAAAGGGCGTTCACAACAATGTGGACTTTCATCTGgggaagagaatggttaaatGAAAAAGAGAGAATAAGTATACGTGTCGTGTGGTGGCGTGCTTTCTTTCACCTCAACGCTGTTTGCTTCGGTAACTCTGATATCAGCGTGGAGTGGGAACGAAGATACCGAAACCTTTTTTTGTTACGACAATCTTTCTTTCTGGTATTTAAAAGTAAAACACATatacataaatgtacatttatagatgtacaaacaaaaaattgacaagcAAACGAGTCGAGCATAACCCCTTCTTTCCCTCGCTTcttaatccatccatccaactGTCAATTCAATGTGTCCACATGATAATTTCCATCACGCGAGCAAATATGTAAAGCGAGCGAGACAGTGAGAGCAGCCATTGTAATCCAAGaggcaagaaaaagttttttcaaACCTTTTCATATTACCATTAGCAATGTGCCATTCTTCCaacttaattttttaatttagcAGAACAAGGCGCACGCTGACAGCTCGAAAGACAACAGGCCCGCCGTGATTAGAGCCCTGCGGCTCGATAACCCCGCTCTCGTCAAACGCAGCAGTGTAAATATTAAGATAGTATGCTCCTCGaacgtgaaagacttaaatttttgctaaaaaCTCAAGAAATCTTTAACCATGCTCTTtcagaatcaagaataaaaaactgggggtcaagagaaacaaatttacacTACCCcagatttcaaaatggctgccatccctgtgttaactcgagGGAGCATAATAAAATTTTCGGTTTTCGAAAtttttcttacgccaagagctttaaaatgagcccctcaAGTgagagatcagaaaagaattgtaaaaaatctgagagtccgattatctgtccccgaggtggtTTGACCTTGATAGAAGCATTGCGAGAAGCATTTTATTTCACATCGCAACTCCAAGTTGTCCACTCTTCACCGCAAGTTTTGAAGCTAACAACAGACttaatatttgataataacTTTATACTACAACAAACAATATAAAAGAACTGCACATTCTCTCAGGCTGtaaacaatgaaaaatgaattcaaATACATCGTGTTATGGGATATATACCTGCAAATagtaaatgtaaattataaCCCTATTCTTGCTTGCAGAACGGATATCACGCTTTAAAAACACTCAGCAACGTTACAGGGATAACAACAGCTTTTGATGTTGTTAACATGGTTGTTGTCGTTTTTGCAATATGCTGAAATACGAAGTACCAGCCTGGCAGACTTCACGCACTGAATTGTGTCCAGTATGCAATGCTATTGTCAACAAATGAATTATAGTCAGGActaagttcaaaggtcaacggGGATTAGATATTAAACATAAAGGTTGCATTGACAAGTAGGAAAAAAGGCTCTGGACATGATTTTGACCAGATGAAAGGTCAACGGGGATTCTACATTACAATCAGATCAAAAACAGTGAGAAGTATCTAAGAAGTTAAAGCTAATAGAGGTATAAAACACGATTTATAGCAGTAATACACGTCTGTGGGATGAGGCACAGAAAAATCTGAAAGTATATCAACAATATTTTCCATATAGTACATTTCGTATCGAAACTTTGGTATAAAAGCCCTGTCAAGTCACCATGCTATACTGTGGTGATAAACAGAGGTGTTCTGTCGTTGTTGGACGGCTGGAAAAAGTGTTCTCATGACGTACATTAATCAGTTTCAGTCACTAAGATGTGAAGTTCCTGAGTTCGCAGCTTGCTAGCACTTTGACACACCAGACTCGCGTAGAGGTCGTAGGTAGGACAGTCTCTTGGGGACGAAAGACTCTTCATCGCGTAGCTCAGCTGCTCGTTCAGAAGTTTCCAGCGAAAGGTACCCTGGCTCCGATGCCGACGGTGATGGCGCTATTAAACTGGAATCTGGCGTGTTCGCAGTCACGGTATCGATGATTGTGGTGTTCGGGGTGGTGCAGATTCGGACGTGGTTTGGCTGGATTTTCGTCTCGTCTTTCTTCAGCCGGTACACACAAACAACCACGATGACGACACTGGTCAAGAGCAGGAAAGCAGCCACCGTGATGCAGGATATCGCAAGAATTGACAAACCTTCGCTTTCTGTACAGAGATCAAGAAAACTCACTGTTTAGTCAGCGTGTCatattttcctttcaaatgTGTCAGGTCTGGGGCATCTCCTATGTGGAAGACATTTTGTCGGAGTGTCTAtagatcaaataaaaaatatgcgAACTTGTCATTTCACTTGTAAATTTAATTAGAGGGTTAATTATTTAGTCACTGGGGTACCTTGTGTTTCTTCAACCCTTGGTTGGCACGGTGTGGTGCACAGTTCATCTTCGCCGTTTGGACAGTTGTCATCACAGTCACAGGTCAACGAAGCATCGATGCACACGTCACTGGTCGAACAGTAATACCtgccatcattatcatcgcCATCGTCTTCGCATGGACCTAACAATACACCAGGAAGAAGACGGGAAACGAATATGGTAAGCGAAACAGTATGGAAATCTCACTTCTCTTGAGAATTTTACGAAAAGAGTCTCACCATGCCACTCAAACAAAACAATTACTCGTTTATCCAGATACTAATAAATATCGAACTTCTTGTGATTTTACTTAAAGTCTGTCAATAATATCATCCACTCTAACAGAACAAGTAAGCTtcctcaaatatacaaaatagtTCGTTTCTTTGCACCTGcactatagagggcgctgttcagaATAGGACCTTCACCGGTGTGTTCATACATTTTCGGTTGCTTTACTTATTTACAGTTATGTGGACATGGCGCTTGATGTTCATGGTAGACATACCTACCATCGAAGTAATTATTGGTGAATAAATTTTACTGTCCTCTCTAAACGAGTTTAAAACTGGTGGCTACGGACAGGGTTTGTGTTGTGGCAGTCCTTGGCAGCCATTTCGGAAGAAGACTTTATTTTACTAACTGTGGTACGTTTTCAAGTgtgtgtcaatcatttccacGTATATGAATGGTTGTGAAAAAGAACTAGTTGCATGTACGGGACCAAGACCTGAGCAGGCTCAAGGCCGTTAAAGACTGATTGTctactttgaaaaacatgttaAAGTGAATTATTGTGTGAGATCACGTGATTTGGTCAGTTGTCTTCACATACAGAAAAGTTATCTGTCTAAGAACGATTAGACCTATGTGAAGTTCCTAATAACCTACAATGTTTCTTAAGGATCAATTTTGCATCGGCAAGGAAATGGAGGAATTATGTTTCATAAATGTCACTTTTCACGAAATGTCACGAAAGTACTTGTCATGGTCATGTCACCTGGATCGACTTTAAATACATTATGATACTAAcatccatctctctctctctctctctctctctctctctctctctctctctctctctctctctctctctctctctctctctctctctctctctctctctctcacctgtATGGTAAGCTGTAAAAACAAGGGCGAAACCTGTCCTGACGGATGTAGGATCGGTTTTCAATCGCAACGTTAGTGCGTCACCGCTGGACGTGACGTCAGAGATCTGTTCAGTACACCTCCGGAGTAGAAGATTGGAGTAAAACGACGAATACCCATCATACACTTCGACAAAATCGGGACAGGTCGGCATTCCCGAGGGCGATGATTCCATATCAATCCATTCAAACTGTAATTTCAAAGGGAATAAAACACCACGTTCTGAAATGTACATTCTTTTCACATATAATCTTGTGAACACTGCACCGATTTGATTTCCCAGAGTACATTGCCGTAAGCGATCTAGGATCAAATGACACAGAGATTCACGCTTGTTTGCGACCCAGATTTAATAGCTGCCGCTGGATATAAGTTAGAATTTCCTTATGCATGGTAAAAGCATGGGGAAAATCCCATAAAGAAATGTCAGTGTATGTATACCGAATATTCTTGGAGActtgtcaatattttttattaaatcatgccaaatatcagtGGAAAACAAACCTACGGGGCATCCATACTTATTGTCAGCTAAAGCCATATCCCATGGCATAAGTCCAACTCCTTTTATAATTAGCAAGTGAATACTGAGTATTCTACCTTTGAAGGGCAGAAATTTTCAACAAGTTAAGCTTACCCTGAGTTTAAAGAAGTCAAACCCTTCTGGTGCCTCTATTGTCAGCTCACAGTCCACGTTGTTGCCATAGTAATCGCTCTTCTGTGATTGAAGGCGATCGCCTACACTGGTAATCTTACTTCCACAGTAATCATCCATGAACACTGTCAGAACACGAAGAGAATCAAGAGTGAAAATTTACTACAACCGGAGGATTAATAATGCAGTTTATTTAAGGTtgtacgcgcctcgaaactgTAAGACTTGAACTTGAGCGCCAACtatcctcagtgaaactttcgaTCGTTCTCTTACCAGATCAAGAATGAAATTCAGGGGTTactttgcaaagttttgtactagAAAAGCAAacataacatttaccgatattttcatttcaaaatggccgccatcactgtgttaactctgtggggacaaataaaatgttctattttcaaaacactaaGACGGTGTTTTTTCAGTCCAAGAGCTTTGGgataaatttgagagtccgaatatatgttGAAATTCGCATTTGAAACTCGCTCTATTTCGCGCAGTTTGTTGTCAAACCAAACTTCTTAGTCGTCTTTAGTGCAGATGCTATTTTATTGCGGTAGATGTCATCGGATTAATAGGAGTAgagcaatgaattaaaattgCTACCTTGCTTTATCTGCCACTTTAATCACGTGACTATATTTGCGTATCATGAGCCTTTCAAAGACCTGCATATAGGCAGGAACTGTCGCTGTATCAATCAAACCCTCAATAGACTGAGATAATGCTTTAACTTTCGCTCAATCTTTCCTTGATTATACTTTTAAAGGTatgctgtcacctgttccaattttgccacagtaaccatggaaaaagaaaatctaaccaatcacagattttcagcgggtggccgcttttaaaaacagcgccctcacatgggcattttgaataccaaggaacgcccctttgaccatatatgggcatatttagattgcaggtgactgtatacattTAACCATTGCCTTTCGAAATCATGAATGACAATTAGGTATTgccttgcaaaatttggtatcGAAGAAACAAATAGCCCGACATTTGagaatcaaaatggccgccccatgtgttaactctatggggcgaaataaaattgtcgattttcacaaaaataagccagtgaaaaatttatttactccatgagcttcaaagtgAGTCCCCCACAGATGGCAGACCGTaaaggtattgtaaaagtttgagagctcCAATATCTGTCCCGTCGGAGACGCACTctgtcttaaccctttgagtgctgtaatttttcccaccaaaattttagtgcaacactttaccaatttttatgaatttttctgtgattgttttgataattttcaaccAAATGGTCATCACATTCTATTGGCTGCAGTTTGTCATCAAAATCTTgacaaaaatctttaaaaatatgactgggatatatgttttaaattgactttggcgctcaaagggttaaattgacACTTTGTAGAGAAATTGCAGACAGAGGATGCAAGGACAGTAAAGTACAGCAACCACGAACAGCTGTCTATTTTCGTCTGAGCCACATTCAGCATTCAGCCTTATTGTTATCATACACAGGCTAAGGCACATCGCACTCaatagtctggtgccgaaaccctgatttttggtcgaacccaaaaatttcggccccacaatggttctcggtggtttctgtatcttcaaagcctactgaatcaggatctgcatgatgccaccctggcatccttgggcattttaatatattcaagatggccgccaagatggccgccaaagcatgtaaatggtaatatctcagctctatgaaatgttatcaaagtgattttggtgtcatttgccaggtaaacagggtcaaggaattcatttctttcattgcccaacatgtgcaactcttaatttgcataaaaagccaagatggctgccaaaatcacctccaaaacaggtaaaatgccatatctcagctccatgagaaactgttggagtcattgtggtctcttttgccaggtaaatggggttaaggaactcatatctttcattgccttatATGTAcaacccctaatttgcataaaaagccaagatggctgccaaaacgacatccaaaaacaggtaaaatatcatatctcagctcaatgagaagctgttggagtcattttggtctcctttgctaggtatattgggtcaagcaattcatatctttcattggctgacatgtacaacccttaatttgcatacaaatttgcataaaaatccaaatacctgtttcagtgtgtaaggagtcatatctcaatacactatgccactgattttggtgtcttttggcatgttttacgggtcaaaattggtatcttttgttatatttgctataaaatcaaccatgaaaatctgaaattgatgCTTACAACCCAAGATAGTTGCTAAGCTTGTTTCCACAACAtatatcaaggtatatcttagctgagattgcatcctagagactaatacaGTAAGGGTTCAAGGctgaaggataagtttctttcgttatattaaatgtaaagtatttcattgaaagccaaaatgaccaccTAATATCAACTATGGCAACACAAATGGatgtaacaaaaatattgagcCGTATTTTAACCCACCAAGCGTTCTTGAcacctttttgttgtgtttggtcaggTTTTATTGGTCGCAGGGTTTTCATTGCTTGTTTTCTGCACTTGAAAATTCTTGCTTCTAATGGAGGGATTTAATCCCGCATCCCGCagctataatggtttcctaaaaCATCACACCGTATCTTAATATAGCCAGCATCTTTGACACAAGGTTGTATGTGTTTGGGTCCGTCTGAGAGGTCATGGATTTCACATTTCCACtcatataaattgtcaaaccatccatttacatgaattattatttttttgacaGTATAGATACTTTCATGTCATCCCTCTGAAGTTCTACCCTTATCTTCGCAACCGTCATGCTGCAAAAATTTTTATAGTTTCTGCAATACGGTCATCCGTAGGGGCATCAAGAATACCAATGTTTGC comes from Ptychodera flava strain L36383 chromosome 8, AS_Pfla_20210202, whole genome shotgun sequence and encodes:
- the LOC139138512 gene encoding uncharacterized protein encodes the protein MGDFSMHVKIVFLFTLLAVLQDVQSTLFMDDYCGSKITSVGDRLQSQKSDYYGNNVDCELTIEAPEGFDFFKLRFEWIDMESSPSGMPTCPDFVEVYDGYSSFYSNLLLRRCTEQISDVTSSGDALTLRLKTDPTSVRTGFALVFTAYHTGPCEDDGDDNDGRYYCSTSDVCIDASLTCDCDDNCPNGEDELCTTPCQPRVEETQESEGLSILAISCITVAAFLLLTSVVIVVVCVYRLKKDETKIQPNHVRICTTPNTTIIDTVTANTPDSSLIAPSPSASEPGYLSLETSERAAELRDEESFVPKRLSYLRPLRESGVSKC